The following coding sequences lie in one Vanacampus margaritifer isolate UIUO_Vmar chromosome 16, RoL_Vmar_1.0, whole genome shotgun sequence genomic window:
- the LOC144036413 gene encoding E3 SUMO-protein ligase ZBED1-like → MWTTINTDAYLAVTCHFIDEQTYLHSAVLGVFHFPDRHTAENMAAVKSALMAQWGIATKVTCLVTDGAANMAACARHLHHTLNLMVKKALAENTELSEIRLQCRSIVGYFKSSTTAKTRLTQVQEQMKPTEPVLKLIQEMETRWNSTFHMLQRMYNLREAVGAGLNNDITPLTSHQLRLISESLQVLSPFNDATVELSEERRVSLSKVIPLLAMLHHTLEDDMGAIQMEESKAMAECLKKQLRDKLYNLQAMSIMSLATLLDPRYKKLGFFSPNKEQEAERRLTAECATVIRQRTSSSSSNPSSS, encoded by the exons ATGTGGACCACCATCAACACAGATGCATATCTGGCAGTCACTTGTCATTTCATTGATGAGCAAACCTATCTGCACTCAGCTGTGTTAGGTGTATTCCATTTCCCTGACCGCCATACAGCTGAGAACATGGCTGCCGTTAAATCGGCACTCATGGCACAATGGGGCATTGCCACCAAAGTAACTTGCCTTGTGACAGATGGTGCAGCCAACATGGCTGCATGTGCCAGACACCTTCATCACACATTAAATCTAATGGTGAAGAAGGCTCTGGCAGAAAACACTGAGCTGTCTGAGATCCGTCTTCAGTGTAGGAGTATAGTTGGCTACTTCAAAAGCAGTACGACTGCAAAG acaaGGTTGACACAGGTGCAGGAGCAAATGAAGCCTACAGAGCCTGTGCTGAAGCTCATTCAAGAG ATGGAGACACGCTGGAACAGCACCTTCCACATGCTGCAACGCATGTACAACCTCAGGGAAGCCGTAGGAGCAGGCCTAAACAATGACATTACCCCACTCACATCCCACCAGTTGAGGCTCATTTCTGAGAGTCTGCAGGTGCTGTCCCCATTTAATGATGCCACCGTAGAGCTCTCAGAGGAGAGGAGAGTGTCTTTGTCCAAGGTCATTCCACTTTTGGCCATGCTGCACCACACCTTGGAGGATGACATGGGAGCCATACAAATGGAGGAGAGCAAAGCAATGGCTGAGTGTCTTAAAAAACAACTGAGGGACAAGCTCTACAACCTCCAAGCCATGAGCATCATGTCACTGGCAACACTGCTGGATCCCAG GTACAAGAAGTTAGGCTTCTTTAGCCCCAATAAAGAACAAGAGGCTGAGAGGAGGCTCACAGCTGAATGTGCGACAGTGATCCGGCAAAGgacatcttcctcctcctccaacccATCATCTTCATGA